The DNA window GAGGTTCATTATCTAGATCGAGCCTGACAGTTGGCGCATCACTTAAGTCAACGCCAGGGGTCAATGCCTGATATACTCCTAGCCAAGTCATTATGCGACTGTGAGGTCTACCGTGTTGCTCGTGTCGTAGGGGAGATGCCACGTAAACCACTCCTTCGACTAGTTCCGCTTTTTTGATGTGAGGTGCAGCTAAATAGCGTCGCTCAAATTCATGACGAGTCAGGCGATCTCCACTTTCTAGAGGAGGTAGTTGCCCGTTTACCGTACTCGATTGTGAATTATCTTGTTGCAGAACCATAATCAAATACTGAAATTCACTAATATCATAAATTTAGCAAATTTCGATTCGAGAAGCGATCTCTTTTTCTTGTCAATCGTGTATTTTGGTGGGGTTCCAATATAAGTACTTAGTTAGCGATCGCAAACCTTTTGCTATCAGCTTTTATTCAATCGTGTCGCTTTACTTATAAGTTGTCTTCTTCAATTTACTTTAATGTTTGCTTAAGTTTTAAATGAGTAAAGATTGAGTGCGATCGTCTATTGTTCGATTAACGGAATTATCGGCAGTTAAAAAGCGAATTACCCGAAATTACTATAACGGGGAATCAATCTGTCCTGGACTGACCTGGACAGCAAAAAGGTAAAGCAATTCCCCGTTTCCTGAGATTCGAGTAATTACGCGAAATAACAACTATAGAGAATTGAGCAAAACTGAGCCTTTAATGTTAACTCCAGATAGCAATTCTTGATTCTAAAATGATTCGTTGCTAATACCAATAAAAAACCCGTTCGCCGATCTCTTGATGAATTTGGGATTGTTAAGAGAGACTAAAGATGCAATTCTGTTTAAAATTAATTTATCTTCTTTTAAAATATCGCGATACACTCCAAACATCACAGCAGTATCTCGAACATTTACATATAATTCTAGCTTTGCTTTAAGATCATCCTTAAGATTTTCGATTTCTTCGGGAAGTTTGTTCAATCTTCGGTTAAAAAATATAGCATCAGGATCGGGAATTAAAGTTTCATCATAATAGCAATTTCGTTCACCCACTATTCGTATAGATATGCTTCCAGGATTAGGTTCGCGTACACCAGGAGGACAAATAAGACCAACACCTATAACTTTCTCTGGACGAAAAGCTGCTAATTTGTACTGAAAATCATCTAGATTCTTAAGCTCATTGGAAAAATTATGTGATTTTATATACCGTGAATTTAAAATCGTGAAAAGAGCGTTATGTGCATTATAAAAATTATCTTGCACTTCTTGCAATAGACCTAAAATCAAACTATTTTTATTCTTTACTAAACTATCAAGCATATTAGAAGCTTGGTATTCTGTAATGACTAAGGCAAATTCACACCAATTAATTAGCTCTATCAACTTTCCTAGTCTATTCTCGTAGAAAAATAAGTACGTCAAAGCTTCACTAAACCTATTCCATTCCTCAGTATGTATTCTATATCTATCTATTTCGCCTTCAGGAAGATTAAAATAATTTAATTTAATAGTCTCTAACGTGACATATCTTTCTTGAAGTAATGCAATTGCTACTTCTTCTCTCACTATGGTTTTTATTTTACTTGGAAGTTCATCAAGCTTTTGTATAATTTCTTGGTTTTGTTCTTTAATTTGATTTATTTTAGAGTCAATAACTTGAAGATATTCTTTTATCTTTTTTAAACCGCATCTACTTTGAAAACCGTAGTTTTTCTTCTTCTGGATCGAGGTGTTTTTTAACCCACAAGCGATCGCTTAAAAACAGTGGAGTAGTATTAATTAGATGCTGAAAATCAGCAACAGCAGAAATTAACTCTTGTTGTTGGTCATAACAAACATGATAAGTTATGTCTTCTCTGAGCCATTGCCAAAGATGTTCGACAGGCATAAAATCTGGGCTATAGCCAGGTAATTGTAGAAGATGGATGTCCATTGCTGATGCTGCCTCGGTGACCACTTTAGCACGATGATATGGTGCGCCATCCCAAACCACAGTTATTTGTTGCTGGGGAAATTCGACTCGCAACTTTTTGAGAACATCAATGGTATTAATTTTCTCTGCTTTCTCATAAGGAAAAATTCTGGTTTGCGCCTGATTATAGAGGTAAACACCATAAAAAGAGACTTTCTTTCTTCCAGGAGAACTAGAGCTGACCCAAAACCTTTCTCCCCGAATTGACCAACCGTAACCTTCATCGGTATCTAAATGTATATGGGCTTCATCAATATAGATAATTAATCGCTTTTGATGAAGTGCATCCTCTAATAATTCAGTAATTTGTTCGACAAATTCAGCTCTTTTGGCGGTATTGCCTTTATTAAGCAACTTCTTCGCTTTCTTCCAGGAAAAACCCATCTGCTTAAGAGTTTTTCTGACTGTCTCTCGACAACAATTTATCTTCCACTTCTGTTTCAGCCAGTGGACGAATCTTTTTAACGTCCAACGTGGAAACCCTTGAGATTTCCTCCCTCTTTCTTGTGGTGCTAATGCTGACCTTAAAAGAGCTTTCTGGATTTGATTCCCTAAATCTTTTCGCACCGTTTCGGAAAAAAAGGGTTTCTTCCTCCCGTTCTTTGATACTCGACGGCTTTGAGACCTTCTTGATTATAACGATGCACCCATTCCATTACTGTTTGGGGATTTCTTCGGGTTTGTTCCCCTACCTTTGTAGCACTTTTCCCTTCACTAATTTCATACAATGCCATCAGTCTCTCTCTTGTTCGAGGATGTTTGGCAGCCAATGCCTCTGTTCTTAATAACTCTTTGCTTTGATTCCAACGAGCGTAATCTACTTTTAACATCAAATCGATCTTATTTTTCTTCTCTTAATCAGCCTATTTGATTTTGAGCCAAAACTCCAGTTTTCAAACTGGACGGGGTTTAATTCGCCAATAATTTTTCTATTTTCATTTCGCTCGGCAAAATAACCAGCAACAGTAGCTATTCCACTTATAACTCCAGTAGCATTACTTGCGTATTCAATCAACTCTGGATTTAAACCAAATTTATTTGTCAAATATTCTTCGACAAATTTTACATATTTACCTAAATCTACAAGCGGTTCTTCCATATTCTTTTTGCATGCTACAAAATATATTATAAGGTATAGTGGAAAATTATTTTATTCTAAATATACCTATTGAATAGGACTGGAGTACAGCTAAAATATGTCTTTCTTTAAAAATTTGTTTAGATAAATCTTGTTTTTCTCAGATCGAGACATAGCACCTAGCAGTGTCTCCAATATTATAATTTAATAGACACACCAAAACTTCACAAAAATAGTGTCCATTAAATCGCATTAAGAACATTCACAGATACTAGTGTCACCAAATCGATATAAGAAAAAATTATTTCAATCGACCAATGACAACTTTTGAACAGCTTACGCTTCGAGTTACAAATTGATATTTTTTTCTACTTCAGCAACGCGCCGCTTGACTTGAATAACGCTATCGGGATTGAGGGAGATAGTATCGATGCCAGCCTCTACTAAGAAAGCAGCAAAGTCGGGATAGTCGCTTGGTGCCTGTCCGCAGATACCTACTTTACGTCCTTTTTGACGAGCGGTATCGATCAGACGGCGAATCGTGCGTTTAACAGCAAGATCTTGTTCGTTAAATAAGTGAGATAGTTCGGCAGAATCGCGGTCTACGCCTAAAACTAACTGTGTTAGGTCGTTACTGCCAATCGAAAAGCCATCGAAGCGATCGCTAAATTCGGCAGCTAGTTCGACATTAGAGGGAATTTCACACATTACATATACCTGCAAGCCGTTTTCTCCCTTTTTCAAGCCATTTTCTGCCAGTACTTCTAATACCTTGTCTGCTTCTTCTAGAGTTCGGCAGAAAGGAATCATAATAATTACGTTGTCAAAACCAATTTTTTCTCTTATCTGCTTAATAGCACGACATTCGAGAGCAAATCCCTCTCGATAGCGATCGCTGTAGTAGCGACTCGCACCGCGAAATCCTAGCATCGGGTTTTCTTCTTTCGGTTCAAACTGCTGTCCGCCGATTAGGTTGGCGTATTCATTGGTTTTAAAGTCGCTCATGCGGACGATAACGGGATGGGGATATTGAGCGGCGGCTATTTTGCCAATACCCTGAGCCAGTTTATCTACGAAATAATCTCGTTTGTCTTCGTATCCCTGAGTCAGATCTCGTATTTGCTGCCAGGCTTCTTTGTCTTCTAGTTCGTCGTAATGAATCAAAGCTAGAGGGTGAATTTTGACGATGTTATTGATCGCAAACTCCATTCTTGCCAAACCGATACCCTCGGCTGGCAGTCGCCACCAGCGAAAAGCGGCGGCAGGACTGGCAATGTTCATCATTAGTTGGGTTTTGGTTTCGGGAACGTCATCGAGGTCAATTTCTTCGGTAGCGTACTCTAATTTACCTTCATAGACGATGCCGCGATCGCCTTCAGCACAGGATATAGTTACTTCCGTACCTGTTTCTAAGGTACGAGTAGCATCTCCCGTCCCCACAATAGCTGGAATGCCCAATTCTCTACTGACTATTGCCGCGTGACAGGTGCGTCCGCCGTAGTCGGTAACAATTCCCGCTACGCGCTTCATAATTGGCACCCAGTCGGGATCGGTCATTTCGGTAACGAGAATGCTGTTGTCTTCGACACGCTCGATATCTTGCGAACTTTTAACCCGACACACTTTACCCGATGCGATCGCTTCTCCAATACTCAAACCTGCGATTATTTCCTCACCCTGTTCTTTTAGCTTGTATGTCTTGAGGGAACTGGCAGATTTTTGGGACTGTACGGTTTCGGGACGTGCCTGAACGATATAGAGTTCGTTTGTATCGCCGTCTTTTGCCCATTCCATATCCATTGGCTTGCCGTAGTGAGATTCAATTGCTACTGCCCAATTTGCAAGTTGTAAAATCTCCTTATCGGATAACACAAACGCTTGACGTTCTTTACCCGAAGTATCGACATTTTTAATAGTTTTACTGCCTTCGGTAGCATAGACCATTTTTTTCTCTTTGCTACCTTTGGTTTTTTCAATAATCGGCTCTAACCCTTCTTTAAGCAAAGGTTTAAAAACTGTATATTGATCGGGGTTTACCGTACCCTGCACCACATTTTCACCCAAACCCCAGGCAGCGGTAATAATTGCCGCATCGGGAAAACCCGTTTCCGTATCGATAGAAAACATCACTCCCGCACTGGCGCGATCGCTCCGCACCATCTTTTGAATACCCACTGAAAGGGCGACCTGAAGATGATCGAATCCTTTTTCTTCGCGGTAGCTGATAGCGCGATTGGTAAATAAGGAAGCATAGCACTTGCGACAAGCTTCTAATACCTCTGCTTCTCCCGTCACATTGAGAAAGGTTTCTTGCTGTCCTGCAAAGCTGGCATCTGGTAAATCTTCGGCAGTCGCGCTACTTCTAGCAGCAATATCTACTTCTTCAGTATCATATCTTTGACTTAGTTCCTGGTATGACTGGCGAATGGCGTGATCGACTTCCTGGGGAAATTCAGCCTGGTAAAATAAACGACGTATTGTTTTTCCCGTCTCTTCTAAAGACTGTTTGCCAGCTTCCAAATCGCCAATTTGAGACTTAATTTCTTCGGTCAAGTCATTGTGTTGCAAAAATTCTCGATAAGCTTTGGCAGTAGTGGCAAATCCATCGGGTACGCTTACTTTTTCATCTTTAAGAGAACGAATCATTTCTCCTAAAGAGGCGTTTTTACCTCCTACTAGTTCTACATCCTGATTGGTTAATTCGGCAAACCAGCAAGTATAGGCGTTTTGATGTTTTTCATTCATGTTTTAAGCAGGGTAGAGTTCGATCTTTTATTGTGTAGGTTCGAGCGTTTCCAAAGCTTTAGCTTTATTTTGAAGTCAAAACGAGTTTTGTGGTATTTTTGCAGAGTATGGCTAACTTACAGTTATAAAATTAGTTCTGGTTTTAGTCTCAAACAGGACTACCAAAATCTATTTAATTCTTGTATAAACTTTTCCAATGTATTTTTAGGTATATCTTTGCAGGCAAATAATAGCTTGACATCTCTTGCTGGTTAGAGATTCTAGAAAAAATTGTTCGCTAAAACAAAAAAAGCAGCAAGTATCTTATTAATACCTGCTGCTTTATCTCTTTGTTCGGAAAAATTACAAAGGTATAACTTGAAAATCTACCATTGCTGAAACCTCTGGGTGTAATTTGACTTCTGCCTGATATTCTCCAGTTTTACTAATGTCGGGAACTTCAATACCTCTACGATCTACCTCAATACCAGTTTGTTCTTGAATGACATCGGCAATTTCTTGCGCGGTAACGCTACCAAAAATGGCATCTGCTTCCCCTACTTGTTTGCGAATAGTCAAAAGACCAATAGTTTTGAAAGCAGTTTTTTTATTTTCTGCGGCTTGCTTGACGGCTAGCTTTTCTTGTCTTTCTTTTTCTCTTCTTTGTTCTACCTGTTTGACAATTCCTGGCGTTGCCAAAACGGCTAAACTCTGAGGAATAAGATAGTTGCGTGCATAACCTGGGGCAACTTCTACCAAGTCGCCGTTGTTACCTAATTTACTGACACTTTGGTTTAAAACTACAGATATACGTTTGGACATCTTTTCTCCTATACTTTGCTTAAATTAAATTACTTCCTATAATTCGGGCAGAAATAGTTGACAGCCAGAATTTTTAATTATATCAGTTGTTTATATAGTCGTTCTAATTGATTTACTCATGGTTTAAGTTATCGTTTTAAGGGAACGCTCGCCAAGATAGGGAATAGGGAACAATAAGTAGTACGTTTTTCCTATGGTTTTTATTTGGAATGACTATAGTTCGGAAATAGAGCTATGTTTGAAGCAAATAAGCGATCGCTTGCCACAATACAATAATTTACCTGAAGATAAGAATATCGTTCATTGTCTCAACGAATAAAACCTAAAATATCTGTTATTCTGCTTTTACACTTTCCAAACATAATTGAGGAGAAGTAGCAGTGGTTTTTACGGCAATATCTCTATCGTTGGTAATTGTGAGCAGTTGAGCGATCGCAGTTTCGGCTTTTTTGTTGGCAGTAGTTAAAATGCCATCATGACAAGCGTTGTTAACTATATATTCTAAAGTCTGCCGCTGCGCTAGAGTTTGCAGTTGTGGTGCGACATCGGGACCTAAATTGAGAAATCCGCGATCGTAATCATAAACGCGAGAAGCATTAACATCTATCTTGCTGTCGAGTATTTGAGGTGATGGTAGGTTGACTGTAATTTGGTTATCGCTAACGCTAATATTATTTGCAGTAATGTTACTTAAATCTATACCCGCTTTGACTTCACCGCGAGCTATGTACAGTAGTTTGGTAGTAGCGAGAGAAAATTTGCCAATTTTGCGATCGGCAGATGTAGGCACAACTGTTTCAATAGTATAAACGGTAGTTGTTAATTCTTCTACGCTTTTAATTTTTTCGGCGATCGCGCCAGATATTTCGCTTTGCAGTTGCAGTGGTTGCGGTTGCAAAAACCCTTGTAGAGTCGCTAAAAAGCGATCACTTGTTTTCCAAATACCAAATATTATTAATAAAACAGTCGCACAAACGTTACTAGTAACTATTAAAAGCAAAAGTTGCCAAGTCGATCGCGATGGTTTGGTTTGGTTCATAATAAAAATTTAAAATACAGGTGTAAATGAAATACAAATACTTAAAAAATTCGTAATTTTAAAATATATTGCAGTTTAATAACAGCTTGCTATAGTTCGCTTTATGTATATAGAGCGGCATAACTCAATCTTAACCGAATAAACAACGACTAAAATTGCTATGTATATTTTGACTGACTATAAATTCCAGAATAATGTACCTGGTGCTTTGATTTTGAACGTTCGGTTTTGGTTGTATTTGCTAATATTATTCTTTAACCAATCGCAGACAATTACTCGTTATTTTAAATAGGGTGAGGAAATCCGAATCATCGTTGTCTGGGTATCTCCGAATGAGCTATTAGTGACATCGCTCATAATCGATCTTAAAACCGTAGTAATTTTAATTTAGTAAAGACAATAACTTATGGCTGTACTTGAAAAAGGCAACATCACGATTCATACCGAGAATATCTTCCCAATTATTAAAAAGTCCCTTTACACCGACCACGAAATCTTTTTACGGGAATTGATCTCTAACTCTGTCGATGCTATTTCCAAGCTTAAAATGGCATCTTTAGCAGGAGAAACTCAAGGAGAAATTGAAGAACCTAAAATTACTATCGCTTTAGACAAGACGAATAAAACTATTTCTGTCTCCGATAACGGTATTGGAATGACAGCTGATGAGGTAAAAAAATACATCAACCAGGTAGCTTTCTCTAGTGCCGAAGACTTTATTAAAAAGTACGAACAAAATTCCAACGATTTGATCGGTCACTTTGGCTTGGGTTTTTATTCCTCATTTATGGTGGCGCAAAAAGTAGATATCGATACTCTTTCTTACAAAGAAGGTGCGACTGCCGTACACTGGTCTTGTGATGGTTCTCCAGAATTTGAGTTAACAGAGAGCGATCGCAAAAAGGTAGGAACGACTATTACTCTAACCCTGCAAGATGATGAAGTAGAATATGCCGAACCGCAACGAGTCAGACAGTTAGTTAAAACCTACTGTGACTTTATGCCAGTTAAAATCGTTCTTGACGGGGAACAAATTAACAAGCAGGAGGCTCTGTGGAAAAAATCGCCTCAAGAACTCAAAGATGAAGATTATTTAGAGTTCTATCGCTATCTCTATCCCTTTCAAGAAGATCCTTTGTTATGGGTGCATTTAAAAACTGACTATCCCTTCTTACTCAACGGAATTCTTTACTTCCCCAAACTCAAGCCAGATGTAGACGTATCTAAAGGACAAATTAAGCTTTTCTGCAATCAGGTATTTGTTAGCGACCACTGCGAAGAAATTATTCCCGAATTTTTGATGCCGTTACGAGGTGTTATCGATAGTCCCGATATTCCTTTAAATGTTTCTCGTAGTGCTTTAACTAACGATCGCACCGTTCGCCGTATCGCTGACTTTATTGCTAAAAAAATAGGCGATCGCTTAAAATCTCTTTACAACGATGACCGCAGTGAATATATTCGCTGTTGGACGGATGTAGGCACATTTGTTAAGTATGGCGCGATCAGAAATGAAAAATTCAAAAAACAAGTTGAAGATTTCATTATCTACCAGACTACCTATCAGCCAGATAGTGCTGCCAAAGCTGAAGAAACTCCGAAGGTAGAAGTTCAAGCCGAATCGGGAGATGCCTGGCAAGATGTTTCGGATAAGAAAGACAATGTCGCTACCGAACCCTATACTACTTTACAAGAGTATCTCGATCGCAATAAAGAGAAGCAGGAAAATCGCGTTATTTACTGTAGCAATCCCGATACTCAAAGCACCTATGTCGAACTATATAAAAAACAGGGTTTGGAAGTTCTGTTTTTAGATTCTTTTATCGATGCCAATTACTTTATTCCTTTCTTAGAAAGAGAATATTCGGACGTTAAATTCTCTCGCGTCGATTCCGAACTAGATAATACCCTGGTTGAAGACGACAAGGCACAAGAAATAGTCGATCCCAAAACCAATAAAACTCGCAACGAATTAATTAAAGAACTGTTCGAGAAAGCAATAAATAAACCCAGAGTCAATATCAAGACTCAAGCGATCAAATCCGACGATCCGCAGGGTACGCCACCTGCAATGGTTTTATTACCAGAAGCGATGCGTCGCTTGCAGGAAATGACGGCATTAATGCAGGAAACATCTATGGCATTCCCCGAAGATCATATCTTGTTAATTAACACCGCTCATCCTTTAATTCAAAATCTACTCGATTTAGATCGCGGTACGATTATTCAAGGCAGTGGCGATGGCAGTAACCCTATGGTCAACCTCATGTGCCAACATATTTACGACTTGGCGTTAATGGCACAAAAAGCCTTTGATGCCGACGGTATGAAGTCTTTTGTCGAGCGTTCCAATCGAGTTTTAACACAGCTAACCCAGAAGTAGCAGCACAACAGGGGCGAGGCAGTGCCTTGCCCTTACGCTATATAGAGGTATACCGCACACAACCGATAATTGCTATAATCAGAGACTGTGTTATTAAACTGGAGGCTAATTGTGGCTCGTAGATGTCAACTTACAGGTAAAAAAGCAAATAACGCCTATGCGGTGTCTCACTCTCACCGTCGTACCAAAAAACTACAGGAAGCAAATCTTCAATGGAAAAAAGTTTGGTGGACAGAAGGCAATCGTTGGGTTAAATTGCGTCTTTCTACCAAAGCAATTAAAACTTTGGAGAAAAAAGGCGTTGGTGCTATGGCAAAAGAAGCAGGAATTAATCTCAACAAATATTAACTATAGTTATATTTGCTTTAACCAGTTGTCAGAATGCTTTTTTTCTATAAGAATTAGTATGAGTTTTATTCAATCCTCCTAAATTTAGGAGGATTTGTGTTATTTAGGGTAATAACTAAGACTGATGTATAATCAGGCGATTTCCGTCAGGATCGTAGGCATACAACTCTCTACCATGAGAAGCAAATATAATTTCTCCTGGCGGAGGATAGCCAATTGCTTGCAAATGTGCGATCGCCGCTCCTAAGTTGGGAACTTCCAGGCACAGGCTTATACTCCCACGTTTTGAGTTGACAAACTCGGTTTGATGTTCTACTTT is part of the Myxosarcina sp. GI1 genome and encodes:
- a CDS encoding IS630 family transposase, which codes for MRKDLGNQIQKALLRSALAPQERGRKSQGFPRWTLKRFVHWLKQKWKINCCRETVRKTLKQMGFSWKKAKKLLNKGNTAKRAEFVEQITELLEDALHQKRLIIYIDEAHIHLDTDEGYGWSIRGERFWVSSSSPGRKKVSFYGVYLYNQAQTRIFPYEKAEKINTIDVLKKLRVEFPQQQITVVWDGAPYHRAKVVTEAASAMDIHLLQLPGYSPDFMPVEHLWQWLREDITYHVCYDQQQELISAVADFQHLINTTPLFLSDRLWVKKHLDPEEEKLRFSK
- a CDS encoding helix-turn-helix domain-containing protein translates to MLKVDYARWNQSKELLRTEALAAKHPRTRERLMALYEISEGKSATKVGEQTRRNPQTVMEWVHRYNQEGLKAVEYQRTGGRNPFFPKRCEKI
- the ppsA gene encoding phosphoenolpyruvate synthase codes for the protein MNEKHQNAYTCWFAELTNQDVELVGGKNASLGEMIRSLKDEKVSVPDGFATTAKAYREFLQHNDLTEEIKSQIGDLEAGKQSLEETGKTIRRLFYQAEFPQEVDHAIRQSYQELSQRYDTEEVDIAARSSATAEDLPDASFAGQQETFLNVTGEAEVLEACRKCYASLFTNRAISYREEKGFDHLQVALSVGIQKMVRSDRASAGVMFSIDTETGFPDAAIITAAWGLGENVVQGTVNPDQYTVFKPLLKEGLEPIIEKTKGSKEKKMVYATEGSKTIKNVDTSGKERQAFVLSDKEILQLANWAVAIESHYGKPMDMEWAKDGDTNELYIVQARPETVQSQKSASSLKTYKLKEQGEEIIAGLSIGEAIASGKVCRVKSSQDIERVEDNSILVTEMTDPDWVPIMKRVAGIVTDYGGRTCHAAIVSRELGIPAIVGTGDATRTLETGTEVTISCAEGDRGIVYEGKLEYATEEIDLDDVPETKTQLMMNIASPAAAFRWWRLPAEGIGLARMEFAINNIVKIHPLALIHYDELEDKEAWQQIRDLTQGYEDKRDYFVDKLAQGIGKIAAAQYPHPVIVRMSDFKTNEYANLIGGQQFEPKEENPMLGFRGASRYYSDRYREGFALECRAIKQIREKIGFDNVIIMIPFCRTLEEADKVLEVLAENGLKKGENGLQVYVMCEIPSNVELAAEFSDRFDGFSIGSNDLTQLVLGVDRDSAELSHLFNEQDLAVKRTIRRLIDTARQKGRKVGICGQAPSDYPDFAAFLVEAGIDTISLNPDSVIQVKRRVAEVEKNINL
- the rplI gene encoding 50S ribosomal protein L9, giving the protein MSKRISVVLNQSVSKLGNNGDLVEVAPGYARNYLIPQSLAVLATPGIVKQVEQRREKERQEKLAVKQAAENKKTAFKTIGLLTIRKQVGEADAIFGSVTAQEIADVIQEQTGIEVDRRGIEVPDISKTGEYQAEVKLHPEVSAMVDFQVIPL
- a CDS encoding DUF4230 domain-containing protein, coding for MNQTKPSRSTWQLLLLIVTSNVCATVLLIIFGIWKTSDRFLATLQGFLQPQPLQLQSEISGAIAEKIKSVEELTTTVYTIETVVPTSADRKIGKFSLATTKLLYIARGEVKAGIDLSNITANNISVSDNQITVNLPSPQILDSKIDVNASRVYDYDRGFLNLGPDVAPQLQTLAQRQTLEYIVNNACHDGILTTANKKAETAIAQLLTITNDRDIAVKTTATSPQLCLESVKAE
- the htpG gene encoding molecular chaperone HtpG, translating into MAVLEKGNITIHTENIFPIIKKSLYTDHEIFLRELISNSVDAISKLKMASLAGETQGEIEEPKITIALDKTNKTISVSDNGIGMTADEVKKYINQVAFSSAEDFIKKYEQNSNDLIGHFGLGFYSSFMVAQKVDIDTLSYKEGATAVHWSCDGSPEFELTESDRKKVGTTITLTLQDDEVEYAEPQRVRQLVKTYCDFMPVKIVLDGEQINKQEALWKKSPQELKDEDYLEFYRYLYPFQEDPLLWVHLKTDYPFLLNGILYFPKLKPDVDVSKGQIKLFCNQVFVSDHCEEIIPEFLMPLRGVIDSPDIPLNVSRSALTNDRTVRRIADFIAKKIGDRLKSLYNDDRSEYIRCWTDVGTFVKYGAIRNEKFKKQVEDFIIYQTTYQPDSAAKAEETPKVEVQAESGDAWQDVSDKKDNVATEPYTTLQEYLDRNKEKQENRVIYCSNPDTQSTYVELYKKQGLEVLFLDSFIDANYFIPFLEREYSDVKFSRVDSELDNTLVEDDKAQEIVDPKTNKTRNELIKELFEKAINKPRVNIKTQAIKSDDPQGTPPAMVLLPEAMRRLQEMTALMQETSMAFPEDHILLINTAHPLIQNLLDLDRGTIIQGSGDGSNPMVNLMCQHIYDLALMAQKAFDADGMKSFVERSNRVLTQLTQK
- the rpmB gene encoding 50S ribosomal protein L28; amino-acid sequence: MARRCQLTGKKANNAYAVSHSHRRTKKLQEANLQWKKVWWTEGNRWVKLRLSTKAIKTLEKKGVGAMAKEAGINLNKY
- a CDS encoding glyoxalase/bleomycin resistance/dioxygenase family protein, with protein sequence MNFVCDDAFLTIATVNSQALVAFYSQLLQQQPSPYIPQVYAEFKLKGLRLGIFQPKVEHQTEFVNSKRGSISLCLEVPNLGAAIAHLQAIGYPPPGEIIFASHGRELYAYDPDGNRLIIHQS